A region of Lentimicrobiaceae bacterium DNA encodes the following proteins:
- the groL gene encoding chaperonin GroEL (60 kDa chaperone family; promotes refolding of misfolded polypeptides especially under stressful conditions; forms two stacked rings of heptamers to form a barrel-shaped 14mer; ends can be capped by GroES; misfolded proteins enter the barrel where they are refolded when GroES binds): protein MAKQIVFNIEAREELKKGVDALANAVKVTLGPKGRNVIIDKAYGAPVVTKDGVTVAKEIELKEGIQNMGAQMVKEVASKTADLAGDGTTTATVLAQAIVTTGMKNVTAGANPMDLKRGIDKAVAKVVEHLKTMSIKIEEGSEKITQVATISANNDSFIGEKIAEAMNKVKKEGVITIEEAKGIETTVKVVEGMQFDRGYISPYFVTDTEKMEAVYEKPFILIYDKKISVMKDFLPILEKTVQTGRPLLIIAEDVDGEALATLVVNKIRGSLKIAAVKAPGFGDRRKEMLEDIAVLTGGTVISEEKGYKLEDADLSYLGQAEKISIDKENTTIVSGSGAKEDIAARVSMIKAQIETTTSDYDREKLQERLAKLAGGVAVIYVGAASEVEMKEKKDRFDDALHATRAAIEEGIIPGGGVAYIRAISALENLKAENEDEETGMAIVKRALEEPLRQIVANAGLEGSVIVQKVREGKGYFGFNARSEVYEDLMQAGVIDPTKVSRVALENAASIAGMLLTTECVLADIKEDKEPAMPNPGMGGMGGMY, encoded by the coding sequence ATGGCAAAACAAATTGTTTTCAATATCGAAGCCCGCGAAGAGCTGAAAAAAGGGGTTGATGCCCTTGCCAATGCGGTAAAAGTAACACTGGGTCCTAAAGGCCGCAATGTGATTATTGATAAAGCTTATGGTGCTCCTGTAGTTACCAAGGACGGTGTAACTGTTGCAAAAGAGATTGAATTAAAAGAAGGTATCCAGAATATGGGTGCGCAAATGGTGAAGGAAGTTGCTTCCAAAACTGCAGATTTAGCTGGTGATGGTACAACTACAGCCACTGTTCTTGCTCAGGCTATTGTTACTACCGGTATGAAAAACGTAACTGCCGGTGCCAATCCAATGGATTTGAAACGTGGTATTGACAAAGCTGTTGCCAAAGTGGTTGAGCACCTGAAAACAATGTCAATCAAAATTGAAGAAGGTAGTGAAAAAATTACTCAGGTTGCTACCATTTCAGCTAACAACGATAGCTTTATAGGCGAGAAAATCGCTGAAGCGATGAATAAAGTTAAGAAAGAAGGAGTGATTACCATTGAGGAAGCCAAAGGCATTGAAACTACTGTAAAAGTAGTGGAAGGAATGCAGTTTGACAGAGGTTACATTTCTCCATATTTCGTAACAGATACCGAGAAAATGGAAGCTGTTTATGAGAAACCTTTTATCCTGATTTACGATAAAAAGATTTCTGTCATGAAAGATTTTCTCCCCATTCTCGAAAAAACCGTTCAAACAGGTCGTCCGCTTTTAATTATAGCTGAAGATGTTGATGGTGAAGCTCTTGCTACATTAGTGGTGAATAAAATCCGTGGTTCGCTCAAAATTGCAGCTGTAAAAGCTCCGGGTTTTGGCGATCGCCGCAAGGAAATGCTTGAGGATATTGCTGTTCTCACTGGCGGAACCGTTATTTCAGAGGAAAAAGGTTATAAACTGGAAGATGCAGATCTTTCGTACCTGGGTCAGGCTGAGAAAATTTCTATTGATAAAGAAAATACAACCATCGTTAGCGGCAGTGGTGCCAAAGAAGATATTGCAGCACGCGTTAGCATGATTAAAGCTCAGATTGAAACAACCACTTCTGATTACGATCGTGAAAAACTTCAGGAACGTTTGGCTAAACTTGCCGGTGGAGTTGCTGTTATTTATGTAGGCGCTGCCAGTGAAGTTGAAATGAAGGAAAAGAAAGATCGCTTTGACGATGCATTACATGCAACCCGCGCTGCCATTGAAGAAGGAATTATCCCCGGCGGAGGTGTAGCGTATATTCGTGCCATCTCAGCTCTCGAAAATCTGAAAGCTGAAAATGAAGACGAAGAAACCGGTATGGCTATCGTAAAACGTGCACTTGAAGAACCATTGAGGCAGATTGTGGCCAATGCTGGTCTTGAAGGATCCGTTATCGTACAGAAAGTTCGTGAAGGAAAAGGTTATTTCGGATTTAATGCCCGCAGCGAAGTGTATGAAGATCTGATGCAGGCTGGTGTAATTGATCCTACCAAGGTTTCACGCGTTGCCCTGGAAAATGCAGCTTCTATTGCTGGAATGTTGCTCACTACCGAATGCGTTCTTGCCGACATTAAAGAAGATAAAGAACCTGCTATGCCTAATCCTGGTATGGGTGGTATGGGCGGAATGTACTAA
- a CDS encoding DUF4468 domain-containing protein — MKNKWLWVLLSALIYFTLSAHAQEVALPDFPIDKDTQLITYQEVVQEPGTADELYIRCIDWINKSYKNPADVCKVRNRESQVIEILHRIELFNYDGDAKLNAGIVNYTLKLEFKPGRYRYTITDLTLRQASRYPVERWFDKSDKMYSPLWDSYLVQIDTYVKNLISDLKAGMAPVPEKQEVKW, encoded by the coding sequence ATGAAAAACAAATGGCTATGGGTGCTGCTTTCAGCGCTGATTTACTTTACATTATCTGCTCATGCACAAGAAGTTGCACTTCCTGATTTTCCAATAGATAAAGATACCCAGTTAATTACTTATCAGGAGGTTGTGCAGGAACCCGGCACAGCTGATGAGTTGTACATCCGCTGTATTGACTGGATTAATAAATCATATAAAAACCCCGCGGATGTATGCAAGGTGCGCAACCGCGAAAGCCAGGTGATAGAAATCCTTCACCGCATTGAGCTGTTTAATTATGATGGAGATGCCAAACTCAATGCCGGAATTGTAAACTATACGCTTAAGCTCGAATTTAAACCCGGCAGGTATCGCTATACAATTACTGACCTTACTCTCAGACAGGCTTCGCGTTACCCTGTTGAGCGCTGGTTTGATAAAAGCGATAAAATGTATTCGCCTTTATGGGATTCATACCTGGTTCAGATTGATACTTATGTTAAAAATCTGATTAGCGATCTGAAAGCCGGTATGGCGCCTGTGCCCGAAAAGCAGGAGGTAAAATGGTAG
- a CDS encoding bifunctional metallophosphatase/5'-nucleotidase: protein MIKRVLQFGIVLLISLAGHYSFALSKGDTTTIVVLSVNDMHAKIDNFPRFQALVDDIRKENENVLIFTAGDNFTGNPIVDQYPDQGFPMIDLMNSIDFTAGAIGNHEFDYGQETQGKRFAQANFPMLSANISSADPSGLNPPAYKIFTLKNGLKVGVLGLIQVNSSGIPDTHPTKVTGVIFSDPLKKATEYRWLRDSCNIFIALTHLGYETDIELAAIFPEPDLILGGHSHTLVSNPKEFNGVLIMQAGSNLKNLGKTTLQLVDGKVVNKKGEIISVIDYPRLDSAVYKRVEAFNDNPELNRVIGTAKADINGNDELGSMITDGITAIAPLEVAFQNNGGIRIDNLNKGNITMKDIYKLDPFGNEIIQFNLSVAEIKSLILSAYKRENTLDLQVSGLQYTIIADTTNQKLDVELTMPDGSICDENRVFVAGLSSYIASSYQFDHKDPGKSLYITTAQALINLITERKEMNYAGVKRAFIKFR from the coding sequence ATGATTAAACGTGTTTTACAATTCGGTATTGTTCTGTTAATTTCACTTGCGGGTCATTACTCATTTGCCTTAAGCAAAGGTGATACAACCACCATTGTGGTTCTATCGGTAAACGATATGCACGCAAAAATTGACAATTTCCCCAGGTTTCAGGCATTGGTAGATGATATCCGGAAAGAAAATGAAAACGTATTGATTTTTACTGCCGGTGATAACTTCACAGGCAACCCCATTGTTGACCAATATCCCGACCAGGGCTTTCCAATGATTGACCTGATGAATTCAATAGACTTCACTGCAGGGGCTATTGGCAATCATGAATTTGACTACGGACAGGAGACGCAAGGGAAAAGATTTGCACAAGCCAATTTCCCTATGCTAAGTGCAAATATTAGTTCTGCTGACCCATCAGGATTAAATCCTCCAGCTTACAAGATTTTTACACTAAAAAATGGTTTAAAAGTTGGTGTATTGGGACTTATCCAGGTAAATTCATCCGGAATACCAGACACCCATCCTACAAAAGTAACAGGTGTTATTTTCAGCGATCCGTTAAAAAAGGCAACAGAGTACAGGTGGTTGCGCGACAGTTGCAACATTTTCATTGCGCTGACGCATCTGGGTTATGAAACAGATATTGAGCTTGCAGCAATTTTCCCCGAGCCAGATTTGATTCTTGGCGGCCATTCCCATACCCTGGTGAGCAATCCGAAAGAGTTTAACGGGGTTTTGATAATGCAGGCAGGCTCTAATCTCAAAAACCTTGGTAAAACCACGCTTCAGCTGGTTGATGGTAAGGTTGTGAATAAAAAAGGAGAAATTATCAGTGTGATTGATTATCCTCGGTTAGATTCGGCTGTTTACAAAAGAGTTGAAGCATTTAATGATAATCCCGAGCTTAACCGCGTTATTGGTACAGCCAAGGCTGACATCAACGGGAACGACGAACTTGGCAGTATGATAACTGACGGTATTACTGCAATTGCTCCTCTTGAAGTTGCTTTTCAGAACAACGGAGGAATAAGAATTGACAACCTGAACAAAGGCAATATTACCATGAAAGACATTTACAAACTGGATCCTTTCGGAAATGAAATTATTCAGTTCAACCTTTCAGTTGCAGAGATCAAATCATTGATACTTTCGGCCTATAAACGTGAAAACACCCTGGATCTTCAGGTATCTGGCCTTCAATATACAATTATAGCTGACACAACCAATCAAAAACTGGATGTGGAACTAACCATGCCCGATGGGAGCATCTGCGACGAGAATCGTGTATTTGTGGCAGGATTGAGCAGCTATATTGCCAGTAGTTATCAGTTTGACCACAAAGACCCGGGCAAATCATTATATATAACTACCGCCCAGGCCCTCATCAATTTGATTACCGAAAGAAAAGAGATGAATTACGCAGGTGTAAAAAGAGCTTTTATAAAATTCAGGTAA